In Paenibacillus guangzhouensis, a single window of DNA contains:
- the radC gene encoding RadC family protein, whose product MDSQGLVLRDIPHEERPRERMIQNGASALSHAELLAILLRTGTQRESAVRVAERLLKQVGNIRHLVDMTVEEMTQIKGIGPAKAIQLKAGIELGRRLSRATMNEKITIRKPSDAADLLMEQMRYLQKEHFVCLFLNTKNHVLQQETLSMGSLNASIVHPREIFRAAIKCSSASVICAHNHPSGDPTPSPEDIQLTQRLVEAGNIIGIEVLDHLVIGDQRYISLKEQGLM is encoded by the coding sequence ATGGATTCGCAAGGGCTTGTTCTGCGCGATATCCCCCATGAAGAACGTCCAAGAGAACGCATGATACAGAATGGGGCAAGCGCACTTAGTCACGCTGAATTGCTAGCAATTCTTCTTCGCACAGGAACACAGCGAGAATCCGCTGTCCGCGTCGCTGAACGGCTGCTTAAGCAAGTAGGCAACATTCGCCATTTGGTTGATATGACCGTCGAGGAAATGACACAAATTAAAGGCATCGGACCTGCGAAGGCCATCCAATTAAAGGCAGGAATTGAACTTGGCCGTCGCTTATCCAGAGCGACAATGAATGAAAAGATTACCATTCGCAAGCCATCCGATGCAGCAGATTTGCTCATGGAACAAATGCGCTATTTGCAGAAGGAACATTTCGTATGTCTGTTCCTCAATACCAAAAATCATGTGCTCCAACAAGAGACACTGTCGATGGGAAGCTTGAACGCTTCAATCGTACATCCCCGAGAAATTTTCAGAGCTGCCATTAAGTGCAGCAGCGCATCGGTAATATGCGCTCACAACCATCCAAGCGGCGATCCAACGCCCAGTCCAGAAGACATTCAGCTTACACAGCGCCTCGTTGAGGCCGGCAATATTATTGGCATTGAGGTGCTTGATCACCTCGTTATTGGTGACCAGCGTTACATAAGTTTGAAGGAACAAGGACTTATGTAA
- the spoVAC gene encoding stage V sporulation protein AC produces the protein MSEKQKKQKLTPVQQEYQALAKRIEPKRTTFKNCVCAFLSGGFICLIGECVSKAFITWGGFTEKTVGNPTVAIMVLLSVILTSFGVYDKIAQWAGAGTAVPVTGFANSMASAAIEHRSEGLVLGVGGQMFKVAGPVIVFGTVAAFIVGIVHMIFQFNGTGAS, from the coding sequence TTGTCAGAAAAACAGAAGAAACAGAAATTAACGCCCGTACAGCAAGAATATCAAGCGCTTGCGAAGCGAATCGAACCGAAACGAACAACGTTTAAAAATTGTGTGTGCGCATTTCTCTCCGGGGGCTTCATTTGTCTTATTGGCGAATGTGTCTCGAAAGCCTTTATTACATGGGGCGGGTTTACTGAGAAAACGGTCGGAAACCCTACTGTTGCGATTATGGTGCTCTTATCGGTGATCTTAACGAGCTTTGGGGTCTACGATAAAATTGCGCAATGGGCTGGCGCTGGCACTGCCGTTCCCGTTACAGGATTTGCGAACTCCATGGCATCCGCAGCGATAGAACATCGCAGTGAAGGCCTTGTACTTGGTGTAGGCGGCCAAATGTTCAAAGTGGCTGGACCGGTTATCGTATTCGGTACGGTCGCAGCCTTCATTGTCGGGATCGTGCATATGATATTTCAGTTCAATGGAACGGGGGCGTCCTAA
- the murC gene encoding UDP-N-acetylmuramate--L-alanine ligase, with translation MNTTEHVHFIGIGGYGMSAIARVMLEMGYTVTGSDVAAQELTEKLAKKGAKIYIGHTADNVEGADLVVYSTALSRDNVERVRAETLNIPVLHRAQMLARLLNTRKGVAVAGAHGKTTTSSMIALVMEQCGTDPTYIIGGEIMNMGTNAKAGKGDYVVAEADESDGSFLQYHPQLAIVTNIEADHLENYDGDYAKLKQAYVRFLNQVKPGGKAIVSADDEILQAMIPNLQCDVLTYGIDSPADYRATDIVLGDRKSSFTFTYQDVPLGRVEMSVPGRHNISNAMATIITCMQADIPFYAIAESIKEFRGAKRRFQVLGEVNDILVIDDYAHHPTEIQATIQAAKSTGKRIIAVFQPQRYTRTYFLLEQFSQAFGDADEVIITDIYSPAGEKQIEGISSSRLVEMIIQNSNPNTKYIPTKEEVLAQLSDYVRPGDLVITMGAGDIWKAADGLAKTLRARAE, from the coding sequence TTGAATACGACAGAACATGTTCATTTTATCGGTATTGGCGGCTACGGGATGAGCGCGATTGCACGCGTCATGCTAGAGATGGGGTACACCGTAACGGGCTCCGATGTCGCTGCACAGGAATTAACAGAGAAGCTAGCGAAGAAAGGCGCCAAAATATATATTGGCCATACAGCGGATAATGTTGAAGGAGCTGACCTCGTCGTCTATTCAACAGCTTTATCCAGAGACAATGTGGAACGCGTAAGGGCGGAAACGCTCAATATTCCGGTTCTGCATCGCGCACAGATGTTGGCACGCTTACTGAATACCCGTAAAGGGGTAGCTGTAGCGGGTGCGCATGGCAAGACAACAACCTCGTCGATGATTGCGCTCGTAATGGAGCAATGCGGTACAGACCCGACTTATATTATCGGTGGCGAGATTATGAATATGGGGACCAATGCAAAGGCGGGTAAAGGCGATTATGTCGTCGCGGAAGCCGATGAGAGCGATGGCTCCTTCTTGCAGTACCATCCACAGCTTGCGATTGTGACGAATATCGAAGCGGATCATCTGGAGAATTATGACGGGGATTATGCGAAGTTGAAACAAGCTTATGTGCGATTCCTTAACCAAGTGAAGCCAGGTGGCAAAGCCATCGTGAGCGCCGATGATGAGATTCTGCAAGCCATGATTCCAAATCTGCAGTGTGATGTGCTTACATACGGCATCGACTCGCCGGCGGATTATCGTGCGACAGATATCGTCCTGGGTGATCGCAAGAGCTCGTTCACATTTACGTATCAAGATGTTCCGCTCGGCAGAGTTGAAATGTCTGTACCTGGGCGCCATAACATTTCAAATGCAATGGCAACGATTATTACGTGTATGCAAGCGGACATTCCATTCTATGCGATTGCTGAATCGATCAAGGAATTCCGTGGTGCGAAGCGCCGGTTCCAAGTGCTCGGTGAAGTGAATGATATTCTTGTGATTGATGACTATGCGCATCATCCGACTGAGATTCAAGCGACGATCCAAGCGGCAAAGTCCACAGGTAAACGGATTATCGCTGTTTTCCAGCCGCAGCGCTACACGCGGACGTATTTCCTGCTGGAACAGTTCAGTCAAGCGTTTGGTGATGCGGATGAAGTCATTATTACGGATATCTATTCACCTGCAGGTGAGAAGCAGATCGAAGGCATTTCTTCGTCTAGACTTGTTGAGATGATCATACAGAACAGCAATCCGAACACGAAGTATATTCCAACGAAGGAAGAAGTATTAGCACAATTGAGCGATTATGTCAGACCTGGCGATCTCGTCATTACGATGGGTGCAGGCGACATTTGGAAGGCGGCAGACGGACTGGCCAAGACACTGCGTGCCCGTGCCGAATAG
- a CDS encoding DUF421 domain-containing protein produces the protein MPEWLEAAIRTLVAVLVLFFFTKVLGKRQVAQLSLFEYITGITIGSLAAYISMDLEKHWGLGIISLAVWVGVSFIIEMVQLKTKKLRDFIDSKSQVLIKDGKILEDNLKKVRVTSDELLAQLRKRNVFNAADVEFAIMESNGEFNVLLKRENQPLTPKHLGIKVSPDKAPEAVIMDGKLLDEGLAAFGYNRNWLNRELETIGVAIENVYLGQVDSYGQLYVDLYDDQIQVPEPQKKATLFATLKKCEADLEMYALSSENETAKAVYTQCVDQMDQVISDMRPLLTR, from the coding sequence ATGCCTGAATGGTTGGAAGCTGCCATTCGTACGCTGGTGGCTGTTTTGGTTCTGTTTTTTTTCACCAAAGTATTAGGGAAACGGCAGGTCGCGCAGCTATCCTTGTTCGAGTACATTACGGGGATTACGATCGGCAGCCTTGCTGCATATATCTCCATGGATTTAGAGAAGCACTGGGGGCTTGGTATTATCTCGCTCGCCGTGTGGGTTGGTGTATCCTTTATCATTGAAATGGTGCAGTTGAAGACCAAAAAACTTCGGGATTTTATTGATAGCAAATCTCAAGTCCTCATTAAGGACGGCAAAATTCTTGAAGATAACTTAAAAAAGGTACGCGTGACCTCCGACGAATTGCTAGCCCAGCTGCGCAAAAGAAATGTGTTCAATGCCGCGGATGTGGAATTCGCCATCATGGAATCCAACGGGGAATTCAATGTCCTGCTTAAACGCGAGAATCAACCGCTCACGCCAAAGCATCTTGGCATCAAAGTCTCGCCGGACAAAGCACCGGAAGCCGTCATTATGGATGGGAAACTGCTCGATGAAGGATTGGCTGCGTTCGGTTACAACCGAAACTGGCTGAATCGCGAGCTAGAGACGATCGGCGTGGCCATCGAGAACGTCTACTTGGGACAAGTCGATTCCTATGGGCAGCTCTATGTCGACCTCTATGACGATCAGATTCAAGTACCCGAACCGCAGAAGAAAGCAACATTGTTCGCAACACTGAAGAAATGCGAGGCAGATTTAGAAATGTACGCATTATCGTCAGAAAATGAGACGGCCAAGGCAGTCTATACCCAGTGTGTCGACCAGATGGATCAAGTCATCAGCGATATGAGGCCGTTACTTACCCGCTAA
- a CDS encoding SPOR domain-containing protein, with amino-acid sequence MSKAKMTFRFDDPPRKSTTTEIIPHNEPVEGTIEPSTMGQVVPIQTYSSDYGAWDPSFDEETNRIEKLIRGETSSLQPEIIPPKPQPRIVDIMQDAEERGELSDSELQSDQEEGHHIQWTELSAGGYYRKTRNPSWVKVVASVAGAIVTGAVFGFVVLSLFQGEVSLPGVKSSVLKDDVRTSGSVQTSGKVVDSSTNQTNLPSGEAVSVTIQRDAKTYYMLQYGVFKDQAGVNAAQQELTDRGLAAFGDTSDQNRVYAGMAASREEAQLMKAELALQGIELYIRDMQMPETTQLMYAGDAAQMEQFFKQSDQVVQILLQMSTAQLERKDPTAYTQAELLAIKDAHQKWTELGAAAAKGLPTSSKEAWGKMTQSMNTAILSLNEYGKQLSTSHLWSIQAALMAFVKSEQNLIASMQAA; translated from the coding sequence ATGAGTAAGGCCAAAATGACGTTTCGATTCGATGATCCGCCGCGTAAATCAACAACTACGGAGATCATTCCTCATAATGAACCTGTTGAAGGGACAATCGAGCCATCTACGATGGGTCAGGTTGTTCCAATCCAGACGTATAGCTCTGATTATGGTGCATGGGACCCATCGTTTGATGAGGAGACGAACCGGATCGAGAAGCTGATTCGTGGTGAAACCTCTTCCCTACAGCCAGAGATCATCCCGCCAAAGCCTCAGCCGAGGATCGTAGATATCATGCAGGATGCAGAGGAACGTGGAGAGCTATCCGACTCTGAATTACAATCGGATCAGGAAGAAGGACATCACATTCAATGGACAGAACTGTCTGCTGGTGGATATTATCGTAAAACAAGAAATCCTTCATGGGTCAAAGTTGTTGCCTCGGTTGCAGGCGCAATTGTGACGGGGGCTGTTTTTGGTTTTGTGGTGTTATCGTTATTCCAAGGGGAAGTGAGTCTACCAGGGGTTAAGTCGAGTGTTCTTAAGGATGATGTGCGTACGAGCGGCAGTGTTCAGACATCGGGGAAAGTCGTGGATTCCAGTACCAATCAAACGAATCTTCCATCAGGTGAGGCCGTTAGCGTGACGATTCAACGCGATGCAAAGACGTATTATATGCTGCAGTATGGTGTCTTTAAAGATCAAGCCGGCGTGAACGCCGCGCAGCAAGAATTGACAGATCGAGGCTTAGCTGCCTTCGGCGACACCTCGGATCAGAATCGGGTGTATGCGGGGATGGCGGCATCGCGGGAAGAGGCTCAGTTGATGAAAGCAGAGCTTGCGCTGCAAGGGATTGAACTCTATATTCGAGATATGCAGATGCCAGAGACAACGCAGCTCATGTATGCGGGTGACGCAGCTCAAATGGAGCAATTCTTCAAGCAGAGTGATCAGGTTGTACAAATTCTATTACAAATGTCTACGGCTCAGCTGGAGCGTAAAGATCCTACTGCCTATACACAGGCAGAGCTGTTGGCAATTAAGGATGCGCATCAGAAATGGACGGAGCTTGGGGCAGCCGCAGCCAAAGGTCTTCCAACATCATCCAAAGAAGCTTGGGGGAAAATGACCCAGTCGATGAACACGGCAATCTTATCGTTAAATGAATACGGCAAACAGTTGTCGACCTCTCATCTCTGGAGCATTCAAGCGGCATTGATGGCTTTCGTGAAGAGCGAACAAAATCTAATCGCATCGATGCAAGCTGCATGA
- a CDS encoding bifunctional folylpolyglutamate synthase/dihydrofolate synthase, protein MADNRGAVTTAPFDEYQQAVDWINGLISFGIRPGMQRIELMMERLGHPERTLKFIHVAGTNGKGSTCAFLTSVLRQSGYDVGTFTSPYITKFTDRFQYNGTNIPEETLLAITNTLRPLVKEIAASELGSPTMFEVSTTIAIMYYAKYVFPDFVVWETGLGGRMDVTNIVTPIISIITNVGHDHMDILGDSLEAIAREKAGIIKPGVPVVSSVEQLEVIEVLRNTAKEQKSTLYLMNDQYHLTTLSSEENQQVFAFQGPFRTLDQLSIQLNGAHQIKNAGVTVMALEVLKQYYALLIDDEDLLEGLRTAAWAGRLEMISEQPRLLIDGAHNPEGAATLAEALRETYTYERVHLMMGMLSTKNHTDYLRHILPIVDTLILTEPDFRKKMNAEDLYAIVQHVLAESPRPDLQIIIEPNWKAALAKLASMAAPADLTVVSGTLYLIADVRSYILYQTDSEKGW, encoded by the coding sequence ATGGCGGACAATCGCGGGGCTGTAACCACAGCCCCTTTTGATGAATATCAACAGGCAGTAGATTGGATTAACGGCCTGATTTCTTTTGGGATTAGACCTGGTATGCAGCGCATTGAATTGATGATGGAGCGCCTCGGGCATCCGGAGCGCACGCTGAAATTCATTCATGTTGCGGGGACGAACGGCAAAGGATCGACGTGTGCGTTTCTTACTTCTGTGCTTCGTCAATCGGGTTATGATGTTGGAACGTTCACATCACCGTATATTACGAAGTTCACAGATCGTTTCCAGTATAATGGCACGAACATCCCAGAGGAGACTTTGCTGGCGATCACGAATACGTTGCGGCCTCTCGTGAAAGAGATAGCTGCGTCTGAATTGGGATCACCAACAATGTTCGAGGTCTCGACGACGATTGCGATTATGTATTATGCGAAGTACGTATTCCCTGACTTTGTCGTCTGGGAGACAGGGCTTGGCGGCCGTATGGATGTGACGAATATCGTGACGCCGATCATCTCGATCATTACGAATGTCGGTCACGATCATATGGATATTCTCGGCGATTCGCTCGAAGCTATTGCTCGGGAAAAGGCAGGGATTATTAAACCTGGCGTACCTGTTGTGAGCTCGGTGGAACAACTGGAAGTGATTGAGGTGCTCCGCAATACGGCGAAAGAGCAGAAATCAACCTTGTATTTAATGAATGATCAATATCATTTGACGACGTTATCGAGTGAAGAGAATCAGCAAGTGTTCGCATTCCAAGGACCTTTCCGTACGCTGGATCAGCTGTCGATTCAGCTGAATGGTGCGCATCAGATCAAAAATGCTGGTGTAACCGTGATGGCGCTGGAAGTGCTGAAGCAGTATTATGCCCTCTTGATTGATGACGAGGATTTATTGGAAGGATTGCGCACAGCGGCATGGGCTGGACGGCTTGAGATGATCTCAGAACAGCCGCGCCTACTAATTGATGGAGCCCATAACCCGGAAGGTGCTGCAACCCTTGCAGAAGCATTACGAGAGACTTATACGTACGAGCGTGTACATTTGATGATGGGAATGTTATCAACGAAGAATCATACAGACTATTTACGGCATATACTACCAATAGTGGATACGCTCATTTTGACCGAGCCTGATTTCCGTAAAAAAATGAATGCGGAGGATCTCTACGCCATCGTACAGCATGTATTGGCAGAATCACCGCGTCCTGATCTTCAAATCATCATCGAACCGAACTGGAAGGCGGCGCTTGCGAAGCTAGCGTCAATGGCAGCTCCTGCAGATCTAACCGTTGTCTCCGGTACTTTGTATTTAATCGCAGATGTACGATCTTATATTTTGTATCAAACCGATTCTGAAAAAGGTTGGTGA
- the mreC gene encoding rod shape-determining protein MreC, protein MIIFISLLGFTLSNKRENLTWPEKMINDTFGFAQSLFYKPAGFIAGLFEDIRDLNHIYEENEQLKIAVSHYIRDKANYNFIAAENERLQKQLNFTEAQKKLYKYDYRIAQVVSVNQDPYNKNITINIGEKNGVKPNMAVISVDGMVGTISHVSPLTSTVKLLTDLNEKNPNSNAIAATATGKENQSFGLIESYDAQTGTYLMTKIDEKDPLAVGDTIVSSGIGEAFPRGLIIGTVISRQVGDFGLTHTATIKPAANFDNWKELFVVVP, encoded by the coding sequence ATGATTATATTCATCTCGCTGCTCGGCTTTACGCTGAGCAACAAGCGAGAGAACTTAACTTGGCCTGAGAAGATGATTAACGATACGTTTGGGTTCGCTCAAAGTTTATTTTACAAGCCCGCTGGCTTCATAGCGGGCTTGTTTGAAGATATTCGCGACTTAAACCATATCTATGAAGAGAATGAGCAGCTGAAAATCGCAGTCTCGCACTATATTCGTGACAAAGCTAATTATAACTTTATCGCAGCGGAGAATGAGAGATTACAGAAGCAACTGAATTTTACAGAAGCACAAAAGAAATTGTATAAATATGATTACCGCATTGCTCAGGTCGTGTCGGTGAATCAAGATCCGTACAATAAGAACATCACGATCAATATCGGTGAGAAGAACGGTGTGAAGCCGAATATGGCTGTCATTTCCGTCGATGGCATGGTCGGCACAATTAGTCATGTGTCGCCGCTGACCAGTACGGTGAAGCTGCTGACGGATCTGAACGAGAAGAATCCGAATTCCAATGCGATTGCGGCAACGGCCACCGGTAAAGAGAACCAGTCGTTTGGTCTTATTGAGAGCTACGATGCACAGACAGGCACTTATCTGATGACGAAAATCGATGAGAAGGACCCGCTTGCCGTTGGTGACACCATCGTCTCATCGGGGATCGGTGAAGCTTTTCCACGCGGACTCATTATTGGAACAGTTATTTCCAGACAAGTCGGGGACTTCGGCTTAACGCATACAGCGACGATCAAACCAGCAGCGAATTTCGATAATTGGAAAGAACTGTTCGTCGTGGTACCTTAA
- a CDS encoding Maf family protein has product MLNRDQRRLILASASPRRQELIRVLNIPFEIRVSDVDETTPTYWSPAQVAEQLALRKAEAVHQMLQEGEQGIIIGADTIVVLDYRVLGKPKDAEDAVSMLNLLQGKTHQVYSGVACIDAETGETHVSHRVTYVQMKHLTDQQVQRYVASGEPMDKAGSYAIQGLGSTIVESIDGCYFNVVGLPLSLLTDMLSKYGIEVL; this is encoded by the coding sequence ATGCTGAATAGGGATCAACGTCGCCTCATCTTAGCTTCTGCATCACCACGAAGACAAGAGCTTATTCGCGTTCTGAATATCCCGTTCGAAATTCGTGTGAGTGATGTCGATGAGACAACTCCGACGTATTGGTCGCCAGCGCAGGTCGCAGAGCAATTAGCGCTTCGCAAGGCAGAGGCAGTGCATCAGATGCTGCAGGAGGGCGAACAGGGCATAATCATTGGTGCGGACACCATTGTTGTGCTTGATTATCGCGTTCTTGGCAAGCCAAAGGATGCAGAAGATGCCGTATCCATGTTGAATTTACTGCAAGGCAAGACCCATCAAGTGTATAGCGGTGTCGCCTGCATTGATGCGGAGACAGGGGAGACCCACGTATCGCATCGTGTTACGTATGTCCAAATGAAACATTTAACAGATCAGCAAGTACAGAGGTATGTCGCAAGCGGAGAACCAATGGATAAGGCGGGCTCCTACGCGATCCAAGGATTAGGTTCAACGATTGTGGAGTCGATCGATGGGTGTTATTTCAACGTCGTCGGTTTACCATTATCCTTACTCACCGATATGCTCTCCAAATACGGCATAGAAGTTCTGTAA
- a CDS encoding DUF1657 domain-containing protein, protein MTVGSQVKTTLASLKSAQASLESFALETQNQEAKKMFESAAQTTQTVVQQVESRVQQLENEEPQFKGF, encoded by the coding sequence ATGACCGTTGGATCCCAAGTGAAAACTACTTTGGCAAGTTTGAAAAGTGCTCAAGCAAGTCTAGAGTCCTTCGCGCTTGAAACACAAAATCAAGAAGCGAAAAAAATGTTCGAGTCTGCTGCGCAGACGACGCAAACCGTTGTACAGCAAGTTGAATCTCGTGTACAGCAGCTCGAAAATGAGGAGCCTCAATTTAAAGGGTTCTAG
- the spoVAD gene encoding stage V sporulation protein AD — MTLRGHQSWIFENKPRIFSSATVVGPFEGQGPLANDFDIIHGDLMLGQSTWEKAENKLIEEAAKIAIESSGLTKEQVQFYVGGDLLNQIISTSFAARTLGIPYLGVFGACSTSMESLALASMIVNSGSAHYALAVTGSHNATAEKQFRYPTEYGSQKPPTAQFTVTGAGAAVVSKHGDGPLITSATIGRVVDMGITDPFNMGAAMAPAAVDTIQAHFRDLRIEPGHYDLIVTGDLAKVGYEIASELLKKHHIPMNQTDFRDCGMMIYDYEKQSVQAGASGCGCSATVTYGHLLKQLRAGKWRRILVVATGALLSPISYQQGESIPCIAHAVSIEYDGTN; from the coding sequence ATGACACTTCGGGGACATCAATCTTGGATATTCGAGAACAAACCTCGCATATTCAGCAGTGCAACGGTTGTAGGTCCTTTTGAAGGACAAGGTCCGCTCGCCAACGACTTCGATATCATTCATGGCGACTTAATGTTAGGTCAGAGCACTTGGGAAAAAGCAGAGAACAAGCTCATTGAGGAAGCAGCCAAAATCGCAATCGAAAGCTCCGGATTAACGAAAGAGCAAGTCCAATTCTATGTCGGCGGCGATTTGCTCAATCAAATTATTAGCACAAGCTTCGCCGCTAGAACGCTTGGTATCCCATATCTAGGGGTATTTGGCGCATGCTCCACGTCGATGGAGAGCCTGGCACTCGCCTCGATGATCGTAAACTCCGGGTCCGCTCACTATGCCTTAGCGGTGACGGGGAGCCACAATGCTACGGCCGAGAAGCAATTCCGGTATCCGACGGAATATGGATCTCAGAAACCGCCAACCGCTCAATTTACGGTCACGGGCGCTGGCGCTGCTGTCGTCTCGAAGCATGGCGACGGACCTCTAATCACCTCTGCAACCATTGGACGCGTCGTAGATATGGGCATTACAGACCCTTTCAATATGGGCGCTGCCATGGCCCCTGCAGCTGTGGATACGATTCAAGCGCATTTCCGAGATCTGCGTATTGAACCTGGTCACTATGATCTAATCGTTACAGGTGATTTAGCGAAAGTCGGATATGAGATTGCAAGTGAATTGCTGAAGAAGCATCACATCCCTATGAACCAGACGGATTTCCGTGATTGCGGCATGATGATCTACGACTACGAAAAGCAATCGGTCCAGGCAGGAGCTAGCGGATGCGGTTGCTCTGCAACCGTGACGTATGGGCATCTGCTCAAGCAGCTTCGGGCTGGGAAGTGGAGACGGATCCTCGTCGTCGCTACTGGTGCGCTTCTATCTCCAATTTCTTATCAACAAGGAGAGAGCATTCCTTGTATTGCCCATGCCGTATCCATTGAATACGACGGGACAAACTAG
- a CDS encoding rod shape-determining protein, whose translation MFGSFTKDLGIDLGTANTLVYVRGKGIVVREPSVVAIRTDTKKIEAVGESAKKMIGRTPGNIRAIRPMKDGVIADFDTTATMIKYFIRQAQKQRSVFPRHPNVMVCVPSGITAVEQRAVEDATKQAGAREAYTIEEPFAAAIGADLPVWEPTGSMVVDIGGGTTEVAVISLGGIVTSRSVRVAGDEMDDAVIQYIKRIYNLMIGERTAEQIKVDIASALPLDQVETVEIRGRDLVSGLPKTLTITSDEITEALQDTVNSIVDAVKVTLEKCPPELAADIMDRGIVLTGGGALLRNLDKLLARETGMPVIVAEDPLDCVAKGTGRALENIHLFKSKSSTAVRSKR comes from the coding sequence ATGTTTGGAAGCTTCACGAAAGATTTAGGAATTGATTTAGGAACGGCAAATACACTTGTTTATGTTCGAGGAAAAGGGATCGTTGTTCGCGAACCATCCGTTGTGGCGATCCGTACAGATACAAAAAAGATTGAAGCTGTTGGGGAATCCGCAAAGAAGATGATCGGTCGTACGCCAGGGAACATTCGCGCGATCCGTCCAATGAAAGACGGCGTCATCGCGGATTTCGATACAACAGCAACGATGATCAAATATTTTATTAGACAAGCCCAGAAGCAGCGCTCTGTATTTCCGCGCCATCCGAACGTCATGGTATGTGTACCTTCCGGCATTACAGCTGTAGAACAACGTGCTGTTGAAGATGCGACGAAGCAAGCAGGTGCGCGTGAAGCTTATACGATTGAAGAGCCATTTGCTGCGGCAATTGGTGCTGATCTACCGGTTTGGGAGCCGACAGGCAGCATGGTTGTTGATATTGGCGGCGGGACGACAGAAGTTGCGGTTATTTCGCTTGGCGGTATCGTAACAAGCCGTTCAGTGCGCGTGGCAGGCGATGAGATGGATGATGCTGTCATTCAATATATCAAACGCATTTATAATCTTATGATTGGTGAACGTACAGCTGAGCAGATCAAAGTCGATATTGCTTCCGCATTGCCGCTTGATCAAGTTGAGACGGTTGAAATTCGCGGACGTGACCTCGTGTCTGGACTTCCGAAGACGCTCACGATTACATCCGACGAGATTACAGAAGCTTTGCAAGATACAGTGAACTCTATCGTTGATGCGGTGAAGGTAACGCTTGAGAAATGTCCTCCAGAGCTTGCAGCTGACATTATGGACCGCGGTATTGTATTGACAGGTGGCGGCGCGTTGCTGCGCAACCTGGACAAATTGCTAGCGCGTGAGACAGGCATGCCGGTCATCGTTGCGGAAGATCCTCTTGATTGTGTAGCGAAAGGTACCGGCCGAGCGCTAGAGAACATCCACTTATTTAAATCCAAAAGCAGTACGGCGGTTCGCTCGAAACGATAA
- a CDS encoding YitT family protein, translating to MKVQLFKRIVATIAGSMLLAIGINLFLIPFNVLDGGVIGIALILNYLWEANVGITFIVCSLPILLLAWFKYRHFFFSSFPGMLISSFFIDIFSRISHMSFAPLQIHPIISSIIGGIFMGVGFGIMLRNNISTGGTDLLAKYIADKLSVNVGFTIFILDGLIITLGGLLFSPRTFFLSILTITIGGVSTGICCYRKPPREVTLPWKT from the coding sequence ATGAAAGTGCAGTTGTTCAAAAGAATCGTTGCTACGATCGCGGGGAGCATGCTGCTCGCGATCGGAATCAACCTCTTCCTTATTCCCTTCAATGTGCTCGATGGGGGTGTTATCGGCATCGCTTTAATCCTTAATTACTTGTGGGAGGCGAATGTGGGCATCACCTTTATTGTGTGCAGTTTACCGATCCTTCTGCTCGCCTGGTTCAAATATCGTCATTTCTTCTTCAGCAGCTTTCCAGGCATGCTCATCTCCTCCTTTTTCATTGACATCTTCTCACGTATAAGTCACATGAGCTTTGCTCCGCTTCAGATCCATCCGATCATCAGCTCTATCATTGGCGGAATCTTCATGGGTGTCGGGTTCGGCATCATGCTGCGGAACAACATTAGCACGGGCGGAACCGATTTACTCGCCAAATATATCGCGGACAAATTATCCGTCAATGTCGGATTCACAATTTTCATTCTCGACGGGCTCATCATTACGCTTGGCGGTCTCTTATTCTCACCTCGGACATTTTTCCTATCCATCCTGACCATTACGATCGGAGGCGTCTCTACAGGGATTTGCTGTTATCGGAAACCCCCGCGTGAAGTTACTCTCCCCTGGAAGACATAA